In a single window of the Mycobacterium bourgelatii genome:
- a CDS encoding metal ABC transporter ATP-binding protein, giving the protein MDHRVVELTGARLAFGERVLWDHLDLSVAPGELIAVLGPNGTGKTSLLKVLLGQLALDAGTFSVDGARIGYVPQHHPIDREVMLRGRDLVTLGVDGHRWGATPLRSGGRAGRREAVRQALRQVNGEQLADVRVGLMSGGELQRIRIAQALASDPTLMLCDEPLLTLDPAHARLIAALIDRRRREAGTAVIVVTHEIHPFLPYLDRVLYLVDGRFEIGTVEQVMTTETLSRLYRADIEVVKVKGHYVIVGEAATETTGNHG; this is encoded by the coding sequence ATGGACCACCGGGTGGTGGAGCTGACCGGCGCGCGACTCGCGTTCGGTGAGCGGGTGCTCTGGGACCACCTGGACCTGTCGGTCGCGCCCGGCGAGTTGATCGCGGTGTTGGGTCCCAACGGCACCGGAAAGACATCGCTGCTCAAGGTGCTGCTCGGGCAGCTGGCGCTCGATGCCGGCACCTTCTCGGTGGACGGCGCGCGCATCGGCTATGTACCGCAACACCATCCGATTGATCGCGAAGTGATGCTGCGCGGGCGCGATCTGGTCACGCTGGGTGTCGACGGGCATCGCTGGGGTGCCACGCCGCTGCGGTCCGGCGGGCGTGCCGGCCGCCGCGAGGCGGTGCGGCAGGCGCTGCGACAGGTCAACGGCGAGCAACTGGCCGATGTCCGGGTGGGCCTGATGTCGGGCGGGGAATTGCAGCGGATACGCATCGCCCAAGCGCTGGCCAGCGATCCGACCCTGATGCTGTGCGACGAACCGCTGCTGACGTTAGATCCGGCCCATGCCCGCCTGATCGCGGCGCTGATCGACCGCCGCCGGCGGGAAGCCGGTACCGCGGTCATCGTTGTGACGCATGAGATCCACCCGTTCCTGCCGTACCTGGACCGGGTGCTCTACCTGGTCGACGGCAGGTTCGAGATCGGCACCGTCGAGCAGGTGATGACCACCGAGACGCTGTCCCGCCTTTACCGGGCCGACATCGAAGTGGTGAAGGTCAAGGGGCACTACGTCATCGTCGGCGAGGCGGCCACCGAAACCACGGGTAACCATGGGTAA
- a CDS encoding metal ABC transporter solute-binding protein, Zn/Mn family gives MCVAFLTACGWGGSTGASSHPGAAVLVASTDVWGSVARAVAGGHVSVKSILSGANADPHSYQVSAADAAAIADADLVVYNGGGYDPWVDRVLAGHPEIQSVDAFSLLGPQAGAPDEHVFYNLSVAKEVAATIADRLATIDPANAADYRANAAEFGHGADAIATSQRAIATAYPAAGVIATEPVVNYLLAAAGLVNRTPASFAAASEHDSDPSPADMASVLDLIDRREVAALLVNPQTSNAAIHNLQEAAHRAGVPVAEVTETLPAGTDYLTWQRNTVEQLTAALRSAG, from the coding sequence CTGTGCGTCGCGTTCCTGACGGCGTGCGGCTGGGGCGGATCTACGGGCGCAAGCTCGCATCCAGGAGCGGCCGTCCTGGTGGCGTCCACCGACGTGTGGGGCAGCGTGGCACGTGCCGTCGCCGGTGGGCACGTCAGCGTCAAATCCATCCTCAGCGGCGCCAACGCCGATCCGCACTCCTATCAGGTCAGCGCGGCGGACGCCGCGGCGATCGCGGATGCCGACCTGGTGGTCTACAACGGCGGCGGCTACGACCCCTGGGTCGACCGGGTACTGGCCGGGCACCCCGAAATCCAGTCCGTTGATGCGTTTTCCCTGCTGGGACCGCAGGCCGGAGCACCCGACGAGCACGTGTTCTACAACTTGAGCGTTGCCAAGGAGGTGGCCGCCACGATCGCCGACCGACTGGCGACCATCGATCCCGCCAACGCCGCGGACTACCGGGCCAACGCCGCCGAATTCGGGCATGGCGCCGACGCGATCGCCACTTCCCAACGCGCCATCGCCACCGCCTACCCGGCCGCTGGGGTGATCGCGACCGAGCCCGTCGTCAACTATCTGCTGGCGGCGGCCGGGCTGGTCAACCGAACCCCGGCCTCCTTCGCGGCCGCCTCCGAGCACGACAGTGACCCGTCCCCCGCCGACATGGCATCGGTTTTGGACCTGATCGACCGCCGCGAAGTCGCGGCGTTGCTGGTCAACCCGCAGACCTCGAACGCCGCGATCCATAACCTGCAGGAAGCCGCCCACCGCGCCGGGGTGCCGGTGGCGGAAGTGACCGAGACCCTGCCCGCCGGCACCGACTACCTGACCTGGCAACGCAATACCGTCGAACAGCTGACGGCCGCGCTGCGGTCGGCCGGCTGA